A stretch of DNA from Lotus japonicus ecotype B-129 chromosome 4, LjGifu_v1.2:
ATTAAGAAATCTTCAGAAACAATGAACACAAATTGCAATAACAGAACGCAGTTCATTACAGACACATAAAGCCAGGGCATACTCAAAAGCAAGCAGTTTTATGTCATTACAGGTAAAGATGTTCCAAAGAAATGAAGCATACCAGCAGTTGCCATAATGAGACCTAACTTGCATTTGTTGCTTTATACGCTCACTGGGAGTAAAAATGAAAGAGGTAGCAATGCTTGCAACACCACCTCCCGCACAATGGGCAAAAGAAGAATAATCCTGCACAAAAAGATGGTTGAAACCTCATTTATGCAATAAGCATAACAATTATTATAAGACTGAGGCTAATCTTTGATATCTAACACTACAATGTCAACAGTGATTTTAACTTGTATAGTTTTTCTCACCTAAATGGTACCACTagtagaaataaaataaaaatctaagGGGGAAAATAAACACGGAACAGTAAGGATAAGCAACTTCAAATGACTCCACTTAGATGAATCGAGTATAGAGAAGACAAGTTACCtttggaagaaaatgaagaaaagctgATTTAACTGATTCATAGGTGTAAGTATAAACTGCGGAAATTGGAGCTGAGCATGCAATGTTTGTAGTAATTCCACGATATAGTGCAGGCAAACCTGAAATCAGTCCATCTACTCTATGAAGAAGCTATTTAGTGGAAGATTTAATCTAAAAAAATGTAAGAACACAAATTCTAGCAAGTATTCTCTTAAAATCCAACCTCTATCAGAAACAATTGATTTGCCAATGTAAAAGATGGACCTCTGCTCTGCACGGCATGATTGAGTGACTGTCTTAATTGTGTCAACCGGATGCAGACAAAGGCTGACACATATTCCAGCTAATGCCCCAGAAAAAGCATGTTCTTGCTTGGCTAGGGAATTAAAAGGCTTCTGATGGGTTGCAGAGAAGTTTTGAACCATATGTTTATCATCAGTTATATCGaataaattttttctttggTTTTCCAGTAATTCACTATCATCGATCTTGTGTCGGTTCCGCACAGAGGCACTACTACAGGAAGCTAAAGAGTTGATATGATAGTCCGTATAGATACTAGAAGATTGTGTCTGACAAGCACCAACATCTGTCTTAGTATCAGGGGTGGCTTGAAGAAAATAGTCTGAACACAGAGAGCTAACTACTCCTGTGCTCAGAATTGCATCATTAGATGATTGTCGAGCTTCATGTATGATCAAATCAGGACTGCATTCATCACTTTCATTAGCCAATACAGGGGTGCTAGTATCCGTTGAAATACAGGCCTGAGCAACAGGAGAATCAGTTTCCAGGTTCTCAGGTTTACTAACCTCCACATGGCAATTTAGCCCCTTAGGAGCATACCTACTCATCCACCAATGTACATTACCTGATCTAAATGGGATTTCTTCATTCCCAAGTTCCATGTCTTTACAATAttcatttgaatttttattactGGTCAGCAAAACTCTTTGGAATAACGAATAAATATAATCTTGACTTTCATTAGAAGATTCAAGTACTATCATCTTTTTTGTCACCTTAGGGAAATCCAATTTTTCCTGTACAATCCTAGAACTAAAACCACTAATAGCCCCCGTATTAACAGGATAGTAACTAGAGTTATTTGAAGTAACCACATCAGTCCTTTTCTCATCTGTTTTACCCAGAATTTTCTCTATTGGAAATCCTTTACCATCTCGATTCACATCTTCCTCTGGGAGCACAAAAGAAAGTGGGCGACCCGCAGAATCCCATATCTGACCTATCGCAGAGATGAGCTGAGAAGTGCTCAGTATCTCAGGGGACTTCACTTGAGAACTTGTGTAGCATTTCTTATTCTCATTACTGGAAAGAGAAGGCGAATAATCTGAGCACGAAAGATCAGAATCAAAGGATGCTCTCCCATGTCGAATCCACCTATATTTGATCGAATGTTGATCATTTTTAGGTGATTTATTGCATCCAGACATAATCTCAAGTATAGCCTGAATATGTCTGGATAGAAATTGCCTGAAAAAATGAAACAGAATGCACCATAATAAATTGCAAAGTAAGTGAATTACATAAGTACTTAATCTCAGAAGTGATTAACCAAGTTCCAATTTTGGACTATACCCTCAATATATCAAACAGTTATATGTCACTCATATTAGACCTTACCCATAAAAAATCTAACATGTACATTGATAATCAAGCTTATGATAAACGCACAGAACAAGAGAGAATAAAAAAAACAGCTGAAATTACCAGTTAAATGCTTGTCATTTGTATGATATAGAAGAAACGAAGAGAATGGGAGCTGAATGAAAATTGAGCACTTGAATGGAGCTAAGTGAATGAGGTCCTCTGcagaaaaaggaagaagacaGTGAAATTATGGAATGAGAGAGATAGTGAGTGAAGAAGTAGAACCTTGACGACGAGAGcgagagtgaagaagaagaagtgaaacCTTGACGAGGGCGAGGGTTGACGACAAGCTCTGAGATTCATGCTTTGAGGTGAAAGTGGGGACGATGAGGTTAAAGAGGGTTTATTCCTTTACACATTCACCATCTCATTCTAgtgtgtttttactttttactgaatgtaaaaaaaccctaaaaccctactttttaaaatttaaaacccaACTAAAATCATTTCAAACCctaatcaattaattaattaattaaatgctAAGACAAAACTCTATCTAAAGACACCCCTGCATTTGCAAAGAGATAAACACCTCAATGAATAATGTCTCACCAGATCTCATTGTGTTCACACTTCACATAGTTCATTTTACTTTTGTCTCACAACATCTACAACACAGGTTACCGGTTCAGGCAATAATGGGGCACCAAAGTAGTTCAGATAAATTTCACTGGCTAAAAATGATGATGAGTAAACTAAACAATAGAAAGATAATCAACTACACTACTGAGACACATTAGAATATGTGTAAGTTACATAATTATTCatgaatatatattaaatagatgtttagatttttaaaaaaattatagctTTTTAAGAACTTTGTAAATAACAGTATTATTTCCCTAAAATAATAAGCAAACATACATCTTATGTGCGATTGTCATTGTGTAGGTTAAAATAGGAATTTCATTTGTATCTtatccttaaaaaaaaactaataaattatGTCTGAGCCCGGGTTCGAACCGGGGACCTCTAGTGTGTGAGACTAGCGTGATAACCGACTACACCACCCAGACGCTATGCTACAAGTTCTCCTTATTAATTAAATACTCTTTATCCTATGCCTGTATTATTATCTAAATCTTATTCACATGTACGATTTTAAATTCTAAGTACTTTTTTTTCAGTTAAAAGTTCAGGATCCAAGCCCGCGTTTCATCCAATTTTTTGGGCTACATTGCAACactcaaaaaataaatatccGGAGTTGGAGACGTTTTGAGGGGGGAGACAGGTGGTGTGTTTGatggccaaaaaaaaaaaacgttggGTGGGATGGGTATTTCAAACATGGTAGTAAGTATCGTACGATACACGATACGATACGCGATACAATACATTTTTTTAGCCTAATGATACGTATCGTACCTGTGTATCGAATTGTACCTGTATCGCACCTGTATCGGCTATATCGTTGTATCGCGATACGAAGATGTATCGCATCGATTCAGATATTTGTTATTTTAAGCATTTTTTGCgattctttttttaaatttggGGTAAAGTGGGTCAATCAACTAAACCAATCAATTTAGGGATTGAAATAACCCTAAAATCCCCAATTTCAATGCATGTTCTATCATAATCAAAACCAACGGGTtcaacttcaagtcttcaagcCCGTTCAACTCTATTATTAAGTTGTATGATCAAAGCATAGTTTAGCAAGTATGGAAGTGTTTTGCATTTGTCATGTTATTGATGATTTTGAAGGAGGTGAAAACTTGCATTTTGTCATcctttgattaaatatattatatatatcatatatttttcatttataacttatttttgtgtgtttttgtATCGTACGATACATAATACGATACGATACACGAGACAAAAAATAGGTCTTCCGATACACGATACGATACGCGATTCAACTACCATGGTTTCAAATATTTTGTATCTAAACAGTTTTAAATCACTTTCCACATGTCCTCCTAAAGAGTAACAACTTCCCAAATATATTGACAAGTTTTGCTCTAGTTGCAATTGAATTTTTAAGCGGCCCAATAGCCCATTCATTTAACCACCTACACATtggaagatttttttttcctaacaTTAATGTCCTCACTTAATTCGTTATCAGATTCTGAAAACCCAGAATCAGACCAAATAACTATTTGGTTCCGGGTTCTAAAAAGTTGATTTAGACTTGATAACCGTTCCTCCCCCACCTTCACCCAAATCCCAATTCAAttctatatttttgttttaaatgtTCGAACTTCGATTCAAATGAAAGGATTTAATGTTTTCAAATTTAACCATTTCTGACTTTTCATCTGCGTATACAATATAGCAGAGAACATTACTCAAGGAAAGTTGTAAATACAACAAACTAAGTAATATGGCAGAGAAAACCATGAAGCTTACATACAAACTAGTTACAAGGTAGAGTTTGCAATCGCCTCATTCAACAACTGATTGAAGCTGAAATAAGCAATAACCCTTGAGCCTTGAGTACAATTTAATAGAATGAACACCTAACATTAATAAAAAGTTCCTATCGGCTATTGCTACAAGCACTCTCCAGCATCAAAGTGGCATCCTAACTATTGCCAACGTTTGGAATTGGAAGGCTTCACCGACGAAGAGCTACCAACTGTGGGTTTCCTAACACCTACATTAAAGACGAGAAATAAGAAGCAGAACAAGTAAGGAAGATTAGGTCATGGATctatttaaaataggaaaagaaGTGATAACAGattatttatttgaattttgGAGACTTGAAAAGAATTGAAGGGGTAAGTTAATTGGATATACATACTTGACAAAACCTTTGATGAGCTTCTGTTCAATGATAGCCTAGAAGTAGAAGTTCTTGTCTGCAGTTTTGGCTGGAGTGGCGGAGCTTTCGGAATTCTGGATGGCATAACAGGCCTGCATTCAATAGAAGGCAAATTGATATCAGGTCTGAGTTCAATATATAGTTTGTTACAAAGTCCTAAGTAAACAACTATGATTTGAAATGATAAAGCATACATGTACCAATAATCATTACTCTATTTGAataagttttaacttttaagagaGAACTCACTTTTCTGTGCTCTCAGGTGGAAGGTTGTCAGCTGTTCTGCCCTTATCTGGTGTAGTTTCAGCTGCCTTCTCGAGTTCAGGGAAAAGAGTGTACTCCACAATACTGCTGATTGAACCATCAGTTTCTGTTCCCATTGAAAGACCACCATCCGATATGTCACTTAATCTCTCCTCCGAATCCGCATCTCCAAATTTTAAGAGTTCAATGTCCTCATTCAAATTTTGACTGGTATCTTCACTAGCTAATTTCAACCGTAGGGAACTGGGTTTGTTCCTGAAATCATCCATTGACTGATGAGAGCCAGCTTCTGAATTCTTGTCACTATACTCTGAGCAGTTATCCATGTCAGAAGCTGCTTTTTCACTGGCTCTAAAGCTCCTTGCTCCTGAAAGTCTAGTGCCAAGTCGGGGAGTCCCTATGGAATGTCTCCTTGGAGATGATGACCCATGCCTTGGTGAGACAATTCCAAGCTTTGCACCATTGTGATCAGCCTTGAGAAATTGCAACCGCTCAATCTCTTCATCCTTCCTTGCATTTGCATCCTTGAGAGATGCCAACTGTAAGAACAATACAAGTCAGTGTACAATAGTAAATAATATTGCAATACCTGTTTAAGGCAACTCGTTATATTTCACTGGTATCCGTATATCCTGGACCTCAAACAATTCAACTGGCTACAAGAAAAACAGAAAGACAGTGTATGTTGACCATTTGGTATGGTAGAGACAATGTCAACATGGTCTGCTTCCTAAGCAGTAAATAGCTCATTAAACAGAAAGATTTAAGTTTTTCCCAACATAACTTCCTAATCCAACCAAACTAACTAAGTGTAATTGGATTAATTAAGTGCTTCATAAGCCATGTGCACGCACAGATGCACATACTTCCTCAATAAAATGAAGTGCAGGTTTGAATTCATTACTGCATGAGCCATATGTGCAGGTGCATTAGTTACTACAAGAGTCATGGCCATAAAGGTCAAAATGAACAAAAAAACTTCATAACATTGCTTTGCTGACAACATGCTATTAATACCAattcaataaattaaatatcaatGTAAAACGcagtcaaaaataaaaacaacctAACCTGCTCCATAAGTTCTCTCACATCCCTTCCCTCTTTGTTGCTACGAGCAGCACCTAACTCAACACCAGAAACCCTCTCAGCAAACTTCAAGGTGCTTACAGTTTCAGAATAGGAAGCAACATCAGGATTAAGCTGTACAAACATAAGGGTTTTTGCTTGACCACCTGTAAAATGCAAGTAACAAAGCTATTAAAACTTAGTGAAGCATAACAACAATATGCTAAaatcaaaacacaaacaaatgaaaccaaataaaaaaatgctGTAAATTGATACCAATAATAGCAAGGCAACAATTACCTAACGAACTCTGAAGAAGTTGAGTCAATTTACTATTTCTATACGGAACATGTGGAGTCTTTTGTGCTAGAGCAAATATCACATCTCCAAGAGCAGATAGTGATTTATTTATATGCTGAGCCTCCTTAAGCCTATCTCCAGTTGCTTCAGAGCGATCCACTCTTTCACTTCCCGCAAGATCTACAAGATGTAGACACCCACGCAACAGCGTATTGGTCTTCAATTCCGTTCCTCGAACATGAATAGAGAGAACACTGtcaaatgattattaaaaaaaagtgagtTCTGTGTCTTCACAGTTGCAAAGTGTACATGAAAGAAAATCTGAAAAGGTTAGAACTGTGAATTTAACCTGTGTGATCTGCTACTTCTTTCATTTAAGGCTGTGGCACTAGTTGCCCGATTCATCGAACCAATATTCATCAACTCGAGGACATCTGTCATTGAATTCACAGAATGCATACTTGCGTCAGGAACAGCCAACCCATTTGGCTGGGTAGTATTCCAAATCCCAAGTGTGTGCAAGTCAAGGAAACAATACTTTGGTGTATTTTTCCTTGAAAACAAAAAGAATGTAAATAATGGTAGGCTATTTCATGTCTAAATCAAACAACGGAAACATACATGATATCAAATAAATAAGCATGAAGCGAACAACTGTATAATACTATGTTGAATCTTTGATGCACGTGAGTTAGTGTAAACATCAATAGTTGTATGTCAAATTGTCAATACATATGTGAATAAGAATGCAAGCTATAGTATGAATATAGAAATTTGCAGAACTTCTAATAGCAAGGGCAGCCCAATGCACAGGGCTCTTAATATTGTGGGGTCtgggaaaaatattaaaaaatttggAAAAGGATATCTCTTTTGAGGACCATTGCTTGATAGTAAATCACGAACTTGTTCATTATAAATTTCAACCATTTGAACTTCAACTTCATAAACAATAGAGCTTCTTCTACTTTGGGAGATATGGAAAAGATCATGAAGTGCCCGATAGTTGACTCCCCAATCTGATTTTGATAATAGGCTAGGTCCACTCTAgtagaaaaaaatcaaaaacaatTGCCAAGTAGTGAACTTTTTTGAACCACATGCATAACAGTGTAAATAAAGTACATACAAAATGTATACCATCGTATATGTCTTTCCTGAGCCAGTTTGACCATAAGCAAATATACAAACATTGTACCCATCAAGAACAGAACGAATAAGTGGTTGAGTGTCCAAGAATATTTCCTCTgcgaagaaaaatcttggttgATAAGTTGCGCATTACTATTAACTCTGGCAGTCCATAACATGTAAAAATATAATAACAAATgctaaaaattgaaaagaaaataaaaaatgcagTACCTTGACTAGCTGCTTGACCGAAAAccttattaaatttaaaaagccTGCGACTTTCTTTTCCCTGTTTAAGAGGATTGCTAACAACTAGTTCTCCATCATCTCCAACAAACTCAATTGTTGTATGATTTTGACTTTGCCCCGAAAGAAATGGTCTGACTCGACAATATACCCTGATATTTCCTATTCATAAATGGTTTAAAACAAAAAGGAAAGAATAAATCAAGTCGGCAATCAAGCAGAGGTTTACGTGTAGTGTAACTATAATATAAGAATTATATGATACATACCTTTCAAATCTTGAACTTCATTGTACAGCTTCCTATTTTCGGTTAGAACGACATGATAATTTTCAGCAGCCTCAGCTAGACCTTTGAGCTTCATCCCTATATATCCACATCTTGTAAATACTAAAATACATCTAATTCATCAGATAATAAATGCATAATAAAGAACAATTTTAAATATTGGACCCTACCAAAGTACTTGAATTCCTCTAAGTAGCCTCTTTTCGTTTTTATCACTTCATTTTTGACAAACTTCAAGGCACCTCTCAATTCCTATGAAGCATCAAATTATATGACATAGCACTAGAAAGCAAATGGAAACCATGAAGCACACAGCAAATTAAGAAACAAACCTTGAAAGCTTTAGATTGATAATTTACAAAACTTTGATAGGTATGCTCTTTATGCTTCCAATTCAGAGATCTAGATTCTGAAAAGGCCTCCAGATCCTTGACTTGCTTCCTTGCATCAGCAAGCTGGTGCTTAAGTTCCACTATCCTTTTCTCATATTCAGCTTTAGATTCAGCAGCTTGTAATTCTAACTGTGAAACGTGTTCTTCATATGTTCTTTTGGCCATATCCAAATCTTGCTTCAATGCAgaaatttcaatttcattaCGAACTTTGTCTTTCTTTAATCGAGAAAAATCCTGCTCTTCaagtttcttcttctcctcaaaTTTAGTTTGTTCAAGCTGCATAGTAAACTGAAGAAACAAACGACTGAATGAAGTTAGTAGCTAACAGATGTCACAttgaaaaataagaagaaaaataatacctttttaaaattttaaaagtaaaaatataaaatcacattaaatataaacaaacatttattttattttaaggaaCACCCCTTTAACAGATAAGCATTTCATTATATATACGGGTAGTAATCATCATACAAATGTTTTTACTTGCAAAAATATTGGCATACAAGTTTATATAAAATTAGCTAAGTGTCTGACCAATGGCTTTGATGCAATAGAGGCATGCCATATACGTGGTTTCTTACTATTTAAACTGTTTAGCCATGATTAGTATTAGTTATTCACCCAAATCAAGAACATTACTTTAAAATGCAACAGAAATGAGTCCAGCCAACAACTTAATCttctttatttttgaaaattagcAATGATAACAATGGCAACAAAAAATAACAAGAGTGAAGTTAACAGAACCAATGATCTAATAGACAATTGGTTCCATTATCTTGAACTTGAAGATAGGGCTTGAGAGAGATTTGCACCTTCAACTGCTGAACCCAACTTGTAACGACCTGTAGAAAGTGAATATAACTTCAAAACTAAAATagaaaacaataataatataaaaggaTAGTAAAGCTTGCCCCCAGATCCATCAACAAAGAAAATACCTCATTCTCTTCAGTTGCCCCTGCTGCCAGGGCTTCAAGCGCATTTAGTTTTGTTTGGTACTTCCCCTCACGAGCCTTGAAAAGATTGTTTTGCTTCAGGAATGCAACATGGTAAAATGGTCATTTTTCAATAGCAACTGAAAAACTAATATTCTTTAGTAAAAAATGCATAAGGAATGTGTTTACTTTACATTTTTCATGCCTTCTGCTTGATTTGAAAAACGCAACTCAATTACTTGCAGAATTTTCCTCAACAGCCATGTTGCACGCTGAGCCTAAAAACATATAATACATGGGAATTTGAACTGCTATTTAATTTTGCTAGAATAAGCAAAGAAGTAGTTGTAGTAGTATACATTATTTATTGTAGAAGTATTTAGTCCACTTACTTGAGGTACTTCTCCATTCTTTCTTTCAAAGATATCACTTAGGATCTTATTTCCTATGTTAAAAAGCACTTTAGTTGAGACATTCtgcataaaaatatttaaattgtaTATTAGTGCCATACATGAGTTAACTACAAGAACAAGAGAGTGAAATGCATATAAAAGAACTATTGAGTAATAAGAGCAAGAAAAAGTGAAATATTGATAGACAAAAACAAATTAAGTATCTCATTACTTACATCCAAATTGTTTGATTTTAATAATTCATCAAGTTTAGCATCTGAAAGATCCATGTGCAATCCTTGCTTCAACTGGAACAGTTCATTAGACTTTAATCCAATAGAATCTGCGGAAGCAATTCCATctggaaaaaataaataaataagcatAATATAGCATATAGCATAAAAATGTTTGGACAGGAATAGCAACAGCATCATTAAACAACTACCAAGTCTTATCCCATGATGTGGGGTCAGACACATGGATCGCATCCTGTCATTGGAGTCTAACAAACTTAAATTTCAATCAATCTATTTAGAGGAAGGCATTTTTTAATGGATCACAATACCTGATACAGCAGAACCATGCACAGTGTGTTGATAATTTGAACCATCTTTGAGGAAATTATGAGTTTCCTCTAGGGATGTCGGATTTGACTGGTCCCACCTCTTTCTAGAACTTTGGATATTTTCTCGCACATCATTATAATCAAAATGAGTTCTTAGAGTTTCAAGGCACTGCAACACAGGCACCATGGATCCCTGCATATATCCTCAGACCACGGAATTAAATAATTAGAACAGAACTTATAAATCATCGTATAGAAAAACAGAATTCCAGTGTCATATTTGGGCAGTGCCATTCAATTTCTTTAAGTATTCATAGTCCAGCACTCCAGCTAGTATAAGGAAGAAATCCAACTGAAGTAAATATTAACCTCACAACCATGAAATATTTAACTTCTATTCAGTGACTCTCTTTCATTGTGTAACAAAATGTGAAACAAAAAACCTATTTCCAATGAACAGAGATATGTGGTACTTTTGTGTAGCCAATCCTTCAGTCAAGGACAACCGAAGAAATAATTCAGCATGTTCTCCAATTACATTGCACACAAAGAACTTCTTATACCTGCTCCAGGTCTGACAATTCAAATCCCGGTAATTCCAATTCATCCAAAGCCATCAGAAACCTTTTAACACCAACTGGCTCATTCCAATAGCTACTTTCCTGAAGTTAAAAAACACATTCCTTAGAAGACAGGTGACAGAAATAAATAAAGTTAAAATGTTTTGACTTAATGTCTGTGCAATCAGAAAATAAAGATCATTGCGTATaggtgtgtgtttggaaaacacTTAAAAGTATTTTAACTTGCATAGGAAAGCCAAATTTGGCTTTCGCTCTCCCATCCACAAACGTGGAAGAGGAAAAATGTGGCATTTAAGTTCAAATACTACCTACATAGttgtataaatagaggaagcataTAAACACATAACATGATAACTAAGTGAAAGATAGTCCTACTACCTCTGATGCACCAGGAAACCAAATTTCCAAAATGCTGCACAACACAGACCCATCTCTCAAGCATGCCCTAAATTCCTCCGCTGAAGTTTCTAAAGGAAGATTAAAGTCAGGAAGCACAGCATTGAACCACTTCACCACGGATACGAGCCAGCCACCTGAAACCATATTAAAATCTAGTGTTGTAGAAACTGTGAACAATGAATGCAACTAAAAAAAAATCCTCAAAGACAGAAACCCAGTGGTTCTATACTTCCATTACCTTCAAGTGTGCCTTCTCTTCGGTTGACACCTCCCCGAGGAAACCCATTTATGCTTTCAGTTCCCCCTTTCCCCCCTCCCTCCCGTTCCCACTGCATGCTCAGTCGTCAATACTCGTTCCCCCTTCGATTAACTACACCTACACTGCAACCCCAAcagagaaaaattgaaaaaaaaaacacaactaTATTCCAATTCTGAGCAGCTACAAGTTCTTAAACTCATAATCGCAGCTACATTATAagctaattaattaagaaataatTAATCAAGCGacgaaatgagagaaaagaaagggaaattgaAGTAGATCGGCGCAGAACCTGTCTCGGGGAAGCAATGCAGGAAGAATGTTAGGGTAAGGAAGCCACGGTTTGTGAGGCGGAGAGATCAAAATCCGGCGAATGAAACGAGAACGAGTTGAAGCAGAGAAATGGAAAATTGAAGATGTTGAAATTGCAGTGGAAGCGGTTGTGGATCGAAGCGAATTGCAGAAGGAGAATTTGTGTTCGTTCCTGGATGaaagggttttgaaaattttgggTTGGGTGATTTGAGAGtgaaaggaaagaagaaggagCAATGGAATGGAAATGGGGGTTTGATAATGATACGTTGTTTTCAAAAGGGTGTGGAAATTTAGTAAAGGGCGCATTGAGTTGGATTACAAGCCAAATAAAGGAATTTGAATCTTTAAGTTTTTAACTGCCCTGCCCTTTCGTgcaaattaaataataacacAAAATATTCCATAAAGTAGCACATAGTACATTTGAAAATATCATGAATTCATGACCTTAGAAGTTGCACCAAGCTTCACCACAACAAGAGAAATGGAGAGGGAGGAGAAGAGGGAGAATGGGGTGTCAATCTAGCCCTCACATCATCTTCCTAGTTGACCTTGCCCAACAACCTAATCGTGTCTCACCAAGTCAGGAACCACCTGAGCACACCATCAACTTGTCTATCCAAGCCTCTTCCAACCACCATCGCCACCCTCCCTACCTAGGTTTTGAGCACCTCTTTCGACCTCCATCAATTCACCTCAACCTCAATTGCAAACCACTCATCTCCCACCAAGTTGAGAATTGTCATGAGTCGATCCATAGCCTTATAATTGTTATTGCGCTCCTTAATCTTGCCGTTGTAAAAAATTACAGCACATGAGGCTGAAGCTGGCGTACCTCCACTTTTAGAGTCCATTGTCTCATGTCCTCACGATATAGATCCCCCTCCAAGACCCTACTACAACAAAAACGAGAAAACGATTGAATTGTATATATTGTAAATTTAATGATAGTGCAGGATAACCCATCTGATGAAGGTAACAATTATTTTAGTAaactaattaaatatatatatttgtgtacaCCTTTTTTTACCTTTTATGATGTGGAATTAATCAAATGTTTATTCATTGTTAATCATGTTTAGTGTAAATTTAGGTGATTATCAAATATATTATCTTCCACATTCTACTATACTCAATTTTAAAGCTTTTAACTCAAGCACACCATTAACGACATCATGTCCTTTCCTCCCTCCCTTATAGGGGCATTTATCGGATTTGATTGATCcaatgtggactgggcgggacataaagaagattatgtcccgcccaaaatgaacaataaaccattaaagatagccatggcgggaagtgtgacacaacgagcttcatcgccctcccttagatgatggacccacaagccagctggaagattcctttggatttgtcttatatgtacagggatttgggccctgattgtcaggcccaaatataggaaaggtccatatcatgaccaccccctctataaaaggggaggtcatccacttgtacgaaaccaactttttcagcattaatgagaatattccttttatggtagttttgctattttagtgctctgctagggtttactttctgtcactcttttacgtaagcttgccctagtacagaacattggcgccgtctgtggc
This window harbors:
- the LOC130710992 gene encoding kinesin-like protein KIN-14J isoform X2, whose protein sequence is MQWEREGGGKGGTESINGFPRGGVNRREGTLEGGWLVSVVKWFNAVLPDFNLPLETSAEEFRACLRDGSVLCSILEIWFPGASEESSYWNEPVGVKRFLMALDELELPGFELSDLEQGSMVPVLQCLETLRTHFDYNDVRENIQSSRKRWDQSNPTSLEETHNFLKDGSNYQHTVHGSAVSDSIGLKSNELFQLKQGLHMDLSDAKLDELLKSNNLDNVSTKVLFNIGNKILSDIFERKNGEVPQAQRATWLLRKILQVIELRFSNQAEGMKNQNNLFKAREGKYQTKLNALEALAAGATEENEVVTSWVQQLKFTMQLEQTKFEEKKKLEEQDFSRLKKDKVRNEIEISALKQDLDMAKRTYEEHVSQLELQAAESKAEYEKRIVELKHQLADARKQVKDLEAFSESRSLNWKHKEHTYQSFVNYQSKAFKELRGALKFVKNEVIKTKRGYLEEFKYFGMKLKGLAEAAENYHVVLTENRKLYNEVQDLKGNIRVYCRVRPFLSGQSQNHTTIEFVGDDGELVVSNPLKQGKESRRLFKFNKVFGQAASQEEIFLDTQPLIRSVLDGYNVCIFAYGQTGSGKTYTMSGPSLLSKSDWGVNYRALHDLFHISQSRRSSIVYEVEVQMVEIYNEQVRDLLSSNGPQKRLGIWNTTQPNGLAVPDASMHSVNSMTDVLELMNIGSMNRATSATALNERSSRSHSVLSIHVRGTELKTNTLLRGCLHLVDLAGSERVDRSEATGDRLKEAQHINKSLSALGDVIFALAQKTPHVPYRNSKLTQLLQSSLGGQAKTLMFVQLNPDVASYSETVSTLKFAERVSGVELGAARSNKEGRDVRELMEQLASLKDANARKDEEIERLQFLKADHNGAKLGIVSPRHGSSSPRRHSIGTPRLGTRLSGARSFRASEKAASDMDNCSEYSDKNSEAGSHQSMDDFRNKPSSLRLKLASEDTSQNLNEDIELLKFGDADSEERLSDISDGGLSMGTETDGSISSIVEYTLFPELEKAAETTPDKGRTADNLPPESTEKPVMPSRIPKAPPLQPKLQTRTSTSRLSLNRSSSKVLSSVRKPTVGSSSSVKPSNSKRWQ
- the LOC130710992 gene encoding kinesin-like protein KIN-14J isoform X1 — translated: MQWEREGGGKGGTESINGFPRGGVNRREGTLEGGWLVSVVKWFNAVLPDFNLPLETSAEEFRACLRDGSVLCSILEIWFPGASEESSYWNEPVGVKRFLMALDELELPGFELSDLEQGSMVPVLQCLETLRTHFDYNDVRENIQSSRKRWDQSNPTSLEETHNFLKDGSNYQHTVHGSAVSDGIASADSIGLKSNELFQLKQGLHMDLSDAKLDELLKSNNLDNVSTKVLFNIGNKILSDIFERKNGEVPQAQRATWLLRKILQVIELRFSNQAEGMKNQNNLFKAREGKYQTKLNALEALAAGATEENEVVTSWVQQLKFTMQLEQTKFEEKKKLEEQDFSRLKKDKVRNEIEISALKQDLDMAKRTYEEHVSQLELQAAESKAEYEKRIVELKHQLADARKQVKDLEAFSESRSLNWKHKEHTYQSFVNYQSKAFKELRGALKFVKNEVIKTKRGYLEEFKYFGMKLKGLAEAAENYHVVLTENRKLYNEVQDLKGNIRVYCRVRPFLSGQSQNHTTIEFVGDDGELVVSNPLKQGKESRRLFKFNKVFGQAASQEEIFLDTQPLIRSVLDGYNVCIFAYGQTGSGKTYTMSGPSLLSKSDWGVNYRALHDLFHISQSRRSSIVYEVEVQMVEIYNEQVRDLLSSNGPQKRLGIWNTTQPNGLAVPDASMHSVNSMTDVLELMNIGSMNRATSATALNERSSRSHSVLSIHVRGTELKTNTLLRGCLHLVDLAGSERVDRSEATGDRLKEAQHINKSLSALGDVIFALAQKTPHVPYRNSKLTQLLQSSLGGQAKTLMFVQLNPDVASYSETVSTLKFAERVSGVELGAARSNKEGRDVRELMEQLASLKDANARKDEEIERLQFLKADHNGAKLGIVSPRHGSSSPRRHSIGTPRLGTRLSGARSFRASEKAASDMDNCSEYSDKNSEAGSHQSMDDFRNKPSSLRLKLASEDTSQNLNEDIELLKFGDADSEERLSDISDGGLSMGTETDGSISSIVEYTLFPELEKAAETTPDKGRTADNLPPESTEKPVMPSRIPKAPPLQPKLQTRTSTSRLSLNRSSSKVLSSVRKPTVGSSSSVKPSNSKRWQ